In Motacilla alba alba isolate MOTALB_02 chromosome 2, Motacilla_alba_V1.0_pri, whole genome shotgun sequence, the DNA window tgctcagcctcGCCCTTGGCAGCGCCCACCCTCCACAGCCTGGAtcccacaggctgctccttccctgagctcttccctctccctctttctccccATAATCCATCTCCAGCATCTCCATGCCCACCTGGGGCAGCCCCATTCCACGGAGTGGCTCCAGGGCGTGGGGGATTCACTGGGGTCACTCAGAGCGTGGGGGATTCACTGGGGGGATTCACTGGGGTCACTCAGAGCGTGGGGGGATTCACTGTGGGGGATTCACTGGGGTCACTCAGAATGTGGGGGGATTCACTGGGGGGATTCACTCAGAGCATGGAGGGGGGGAATTCATTGGGGTCACTCAATGTGGGGGGATTCACTGGGGTCACTCAGAATGTGGGGGGATTCACTGGGGGGATTCACTCAGAGCATGGAGGTGGGGAATTCATTGGAGTCACTCAATGTGGGGGGATTCACTGGGGTCACTCAGAGTGTGGGGGATTCACTGAGAGCATGGGGGGGATTCACTGGGGTCACTCACTCTATCCCCCCGGGCACCCAGCACGGGTTGGGCTGGCTGAGGGACTCTGGCACTCCCCGGTCTCTGTggtccccaagtgccacatccccatggtggctctgccctctcccctcccaCACCAGGTCCCAAGCTGGAACAACCCCTGGGGCTCGCTGGAGCTCGGGGGTTCTCTGGTGGGTAGAGGGAACCATCTCCatgtgctgggctctggcagggagGAGCCTGGGGATTGCTGGGCTGAGAGGGAgcctggaaggaaaaaacacccaGTGGGTGGCACCAGCTGGGCACCCGGTGAGGCCCCTTCCAGGCCATCCTTGGATTCCAGGATCCCAGCTCCGAGGTGGCCACAGCCACCAGCGCTTCTCCCTGTCCCTCATCCTGGGCGTGGGAtgtcccagctccatcccaccaCGGATCCAAGGATTCCTCAGCTGTCCACAGCCCATCTGTGTGTGGCACAGGCTGGCTCCTGGAGCACAAACCCAAATCAAGTTAAAACATCCAATCCCAGATGGaacatcccagagcagcctcGTTTGCCAGGCCTGGCTCTCCAGCTCAGCTTGGCTTGTGCTGTTCACCTGCTCCACAATGACCTGGAAAagctccagccaggagcaggatgagggaGCTCCACAATGACCTGGAAAAGCTCCTGAGtaccagccaggagcaggatgagggaCCTGCACAATGATCTGGAAAagctccagccaggagcaggatgagggaGCTCCTCAATGACCTGGAAAagctccagccaggagcaggatgagggaGCTGCAGGTACCCAGGAAGGGCTGACACGGACAGAATTCAGAATGGAAACACTGTATTGACAGACTTTACAAAAGTTATTACAAAACACGGTCACGAACCAGCAGCTGACGATACAGAGCGAAGAGACACCACGTACAGCCACCTCAGAACAACACCAACAGCTCCAGAAGTCATCCAATATTTACacaaacagctggaaaactcTGGGCGGTTATCGCATACATGGAAGTGTTTTAGAGCAACTGTGAAATATAGTGTCACACCTTTCTTTGTAGTATTATCATCAtcataattaataataataataataataattaataataataagacTACTTCTAGGTTaactaaaaaccaaacagctctTTACAGGGGTTAGGAGAAGCTGCTTTCACTCGTCTGACTTACCTGAGTGAGACCAAACccagttaaaaaataataataaaatcacCTTCATTGTCAGGAGTCCGCGTGTCGGCCCAGCGGCGCCGTTCCCTCGGGCCAGAGGGGAACCGCAGCTCGGCTGGTGCCAGCGACACCCTTCAAAAGCACGGAGACGTGTCCTCCTCGTGTGAGTGACCCCAGCACGCCTCCAAACGCTGCCCTTCccggctcctcctgctccaatGTCCTCAGCCCCTTCTCCTGCACCTGCTTTATCTCACCCCGCTCTTTGCCGCGCTCTCCTCTCCGCTTTTCCGCCTTCCGCAAATCCCACGTCGTGCCCCGACCACCTCTCAGCCTCGCCTCTCTTGCCTTCATCCCGGTCCTGGCCTCGCAGCCTTTCGGGACGCGGCGACGCAGCGGGAGCGGGCGGCCGGCCGGGAACGGcgccttccttccctccctccctcctcgcGCTTCCAGCCTTGCAGTGAAACgagtggaaaaaagaaagcgAAAGCTTGTCACTCCTGAATATGCACAAAGATAGGTGGGGGAACACCTGCTAAATACGGAGCCCAGAGAATCGCTCGGGATTATTCTCTCCGGGCAGAATCCAACCCTGCGTGGGGAACAGCGAGCGCGGGGCCTGCGCCGCGGTGGAAGCGCCACGGAACCCCGCGgggtcccagagctgcctgggccGGCCGAGCAGAGTCTTTAAGAGGAATTCCTTGGGTGCTTCACCAAAGCGGGCTTCGTAGCATGACCACATGGATTAGCTGCGATACAAGTCACCTGCCATCATGCTGCACGTCCACCTGCCAGACCGTCACGGTCACCGCGAGCCCTCCTGCCCCGGCCCCACCACGGCTACTGCTTAGTCTCTTTTTTCACGCAGAAATGGTCGGTTTGGGTGCCCGCCGAGCCCAGGTTGTGCTGGGAATCCTCCCCGGGCCGCGGGTTGCGGGAGTGGATTTTCTGGTGGCAATTCAGGGACTCTTTGTAGCGGAAGTGCTTCCCGCAGACGGGGCACTGGTAGGGGGTCTCCCCGGTGTGCACCCGCCAGTGCTTGAGCAGGTGGTCCCGCCGGATGAAGCTCTTGCCGCACTCGGTGCACTGgtagggcctctccccggtgTGGATGCGCTGGTGGCGGATGGCTTTGGAGAGGTCTCGGAAGTCCTTCCCGCAGTAGGTGCACGTCAGCGGCCCGTCGCCCTTCCCCGTGTGCAGCTTCTGGTGCAGGATCAGGCTCACTTCCAGGCTGAAGCTCTCCTTGCACTGGGAGCAGGTGTAGGGCCTCTCCACCATGTTGTTCACCTGGTGCCTGACGAAGCCGTACTTGAATCCCGAGCTCTTCTCCCCGTCGGGGCGCTTGGACGCTTTGGAGCGGGAGGGGCCCTGGCCCTTGGCTTTGGATTTCTGCCGGAAGCTCTCGCCGCGCTCCAGGGACGTGCAGGCCTCCTCGCTGGCGTGCGCCTTCTGGTGGGTGGCGAAGAGCTGCTTGTCCAGGAAGCTCTCTCCGCACTCGCAGCAGATGTAGGGCCCCTTGTCGGCCGCCGCCTCCTCGGGATCCTTCCTGGCCAAGTCTCTCCCGCGGCGCACGGAGCGCCTCAGCCCGTTGCCCGTCGCCGTTCGCTGCGGCGGGGCCGACCCGCCCTGGCTCTTGCTGCTCGACTGCATCTCCTCCTCCGGGTTGGAGAAAACCTCTTCCCACTTTCCTGTCAACGACCTGGAAAGCTCCAGGCTCTCGGAGCCTTCCTCATCGCACGGCTGTTCGTCTGGTGGAGCAGAGACACCGGTGTCATTTGGGGAGGCAAGGACTGGGGTGTTACTTACTCAGTTCCCTTGGGACACGGGAGGTCTCTGCTGTGCACACCCAGCTCAGAGCCTGGCACTGATGGGGCTGTGAGGCCAGCACCTGCTCTGTCCAGAGGGATTTGACTTGGAACCTTGGAATCGTTGAGGTCGAAAAAGGCCTCAGaagtcattgagtccaaccatcccccagcactgccaaggccaccccCTGACCACGTCACCAGGTGCCACACAAATGTTACATCCCTCCAGCAATGgagactccaccactgccctgggcagtccCAATGTGTAACAGCCCCTTTTAGGGAagaattttccccatttccaacctgaccctccctggcccagcctgaggccgttctctctcctcctgtccctgttccctgggagcagagcctgaccccccccacccccggctgtcccctcctatcagggagctgtgcagaaccTGAagttccccctgagcctccttttctccaggctgagcccccttcccagctccctcagctgatCCTGGTGTTGCAGACCCTCCCCCAGCTCCatttccttctctggacacactccagcaaCTTCCTGCCTTCAATTATATTGTAacataatattatatatataatctaGCTATAGATAGGTAGCCAGAGCGAAAAAAAGAGGGTTGCTGAAGCAGGACAGGCCTTTAAGAACTTGTGGTTTAGGATAAAGCccaaaaaaacagaggaaaagggaatgaaacttcttttccttcatgGGCTTGGACAGTGCCTGAGGGTGAAGGATCCCCCATGGTATAAACTGTGACTCAAAGCAACTTTCTGAAATTCTGGAAAAGCATCATCCAgaaaagctgagctgctcctgggaatgAGGGCAGGAAGCCAAAAGCACATCTAGGCAAGGGACACTTCCCAAAGCAGCTCAGTGCACTCACATGTACCAGGGACCTCCAtgctctcctcttcctcagagCCTTCGTGGCTTTCAGCCAGAGTCTCTTCATATTTACCCCACGAGCTGTCATCGGGCCCGGGGAAGAAAAACTCTGTGCAGGAGAAAAGAGCAGGAGTTACACTCCAACCTTCCAGCTGCTTTAGAGGATTCCGGGAGAGACGGATGCATCGGGTGGGAGAcaagcaggaaagcaaagcccCCCGCACCTGAGAAGAGAGCTGACAAAACAGAACACCCCACGTCTGCCTCCACCTCCCCCCCGAGTCCCAGGAATCTCGTGGCTCACCAGTGCTGGGGTCCGTGGGGGTCTC includes these proteins:
- the LOC119698285 gene encoding zinc finger protein 629-like; the encoded protein is MEVPGTYEQPCDEEGSESLELSRSLTGKWEEVFSNPEEEMQSSSKSQGGSAPPQRTATGNGLRRSVRRGRDLARKDPEEAAADKGPYICCECGESFLDKQLFATHQKAHASEEACTSLERGESFRQKSKAKGQGPSRSKASKRPDGEKSSGFKYGFVRHQVNNMVERPYTCSQCKESFSLEVSLILHQKLHTGKGDGPLTCTYCGKDFRDLSKAIRHQRIHTGERPYQCTECGKSFIRRDHLLKHWRVHTGETPYQCPVCGKHFRYKESLNCHQKIHSRNPRPGEDSQHNLGSAGTQTDHFCVKKETKQ